Proteins encoded together in one Candidatus Nitrosocaldus cavascurensis window:
- a CDS encoding class I SAM-dependent methyltransferase — protein MVSIRMGLRDEWGSIISVLREIIPVYDKVNNVISLGRAEEMRRLGIVEGVEDGYLVLDAGSGFGNMSKSMLSIFPNVKVVMLDPIAEMLYLANERMDDGKYRGRISLVSGIFEYIPFKSNTFDAIVCGYSFRDAVIMKDAIREFHRVLKDDGRLIIVDIGKPDDPFVRLGVTLYIRFILAILAFFAAGRLGLKFAAIYDTYKRLPKNSEMITMLRERFGSVRFVSRMFGAAIIFIASKQ, from the coding sequence ATGGTGAGTATTAGGATGGGGTTAAGGGATGAGTGGGGTAGCATAATAAGCGTGCTCAGGGAGATAATCCCTGTGTATGATAAGGTTAACAACGTCATCTCTCTTGGCAGAGCAGAGGAGATGAGGAGGCTAGGCATAGTTGAGGGTGTTGAGGATGGTTATCTTGTGCTTGATGCTGGCTCTGGCTTTGGTAACATGAGTAAGAGCATGCTTAGCATCTTCCCAAATGTCAAAGTTGTTATGCTAGACCCAATAGCAGAGATGCTCTATCTGGCAAATGAGCGTATGGATGATGGTAAGTATAGGGGCAGGATATCACTTGTATCTGGCATATTTGAGTACATACCATTCAAGAGCAACACATTTGATGCTATAGTGTGTGGGTACTCATTTAGGGATGCAGTGATCATGAAGGATGCTATAAGGGAGTTCCATAGAGTGCTCAAAGATGATGGAAGGCTAATCATAGTTGATATAGGCAAGCCAGATGACCCATTTGTTAGGCTTGGAGTAACTCTCTACATTAGGTTCATACTTGCCATCCTAGCCTTCTTTGCTGCTGGCAGGTTAGGGCTGAAGTTTGCTGCAATATACGATACATACAAGAGGTTACCAAAGAACTCAGAGATGATTACTATGCTTAGAGAGAGGTTCGGTAGCGTAAGGTTTGTATCTAGGATGTTTGGAGCTGCTATCATATTCATAGCATCAAAGCAGTAA
- a CDS encoding B12-binding domain-containing protein → MPKRYSIEEVKQRIIDVLRQSDSGLSGIEIAERTGINRVTITKYLNILETMGIIRRRSMGPVNLWYIQYGMDLSSKDILELQQVYMDALFTYDEDRARTILLNAIHSNIDPILLMSDVVIPTVNTAGELYARGRMSTMDLMLINNLAMESLDLIKFNASRVEVKKDAYAVFISMGEKGSRREAIDMKAASIAFYIKGWRPFLLGNVASEAGLFLDIDMVRFINRIWRDKGKGIILLYISAAEEFSTLNELIRSVKEKLEKSILVIVGGRVVDRLEGKDKEKGSDTDTGVGVGVKDTAYPYIDYYAMDIMKAVEWGERMYRSLKF, encoded by the coding sequence ATGCCAAAGAGATACTCCATTGAAGAGGTTAAGCAGAGGATAATAGATGTGTTAAGGCAGTCTGACTCTGGGCTCTCTGGTATAGAGATAGCAGAGAGGACTGGTATAAACAGGGTTACAATAACCAAGTATCTTAACATACTTGAGACCATGGGTATAATAAGGAGGAGGAGCATGGGTCCTGTTAATTTATGGTACATACAGTATGGTATGGATCTAAGCAGTAAGGATATACTCGAACTGCAACAGGTATACATGGATGCACTATTCACCTATGATGAGGATAGGGCTAGAACTATACTTCTCAATGCAATACACTCCAACATAGATCCAATACTGCTAATGAGCGATGTTGTTATACCAACTGTTAACACTGCAGGGGAGTTGTATGCAAGGGGAAGGATGAGTACAATGGATCTCATGCTTATAAACAATCTTGCAATGGAATCTCTAGACCTAATAAAGTTCAATGCTAGCAGGGTAGAGGTGAAGAAGGATGCATATGCAGTATTCATAAGCATGGGTGAGAAGGGCAGTAGGAGGGAGGCTATTGATATGAAGGCAGCATCTATTGCCTTCTACATAAAGGGTTGGAGACCATTCTTGTTAGGCAATGTTGCTTCAGAGGCAGGACTCTTCCTCGATATAGATATGGTTAGGTTCATCAACAGGATATGGAGGGATAAAGGGAAGGGCATAATCCTCCTCTACATATCTGCAGCAGAGGAGTTTTCAACATTAAACGAGTTGATAAGATCTGTAAAGGAGAAGCTTGAGAAGAGCATACTTGTTATTGTTGGAGGTAGAGTAGTGGATAGGCTTGAAGGTAAGGATAAGGAGAAGGGGAGCGATACAGATACAGGGGTAGGAGTAGGAGTAAAGGATACAGCATATCCATACATAGACTACTATGCAATGGATATAATGAAGGCTGTAGAATGGGGTGAGAGGATGTATAGGAGTCTAAAGTTTTAA
- a CDS encoding CDC48 family AAA ATPase gives MKHVLEPIQLRVAEAKARDVGKRRARVSSSVLEMLQASAGDVVELIGKRSTVAIVWNDEDIDDHTIRIDGQTRKNAGVSINDVVIVRRVDAKTARSVTLMPLSLKMSVDKEFSEFVKNRLRCIPVVEGDEISVVILGSSMDFKVQKVTPKGIVRIEQSTRLSILSSTAVEKKPRVTYEDIGGLKVQIERLREIVELPLKHPEVFQRLGIEPPKGILLYGPPGCGKTLIAKALASEAEANFYSINGPEIMNKYYGETEARLREIFKEARENAPSIIFIDEIDAIAPKREEVFGDVEKRVVAQLLALMDGLADRGNVIVIGATNRPESVDPALRRPGRFDREIEITVPNAEGRLEILQIHTRGMPLAESVNLKKLAAELHGYTGADIKALCREAAMKALRRYLPEIDLEGESIPPDLLEKMVVTNKDFHDAMKEIVPTALREFYVEGQRITWDDVGGLKSAKKILYDNIVKALNEPERFEDMGITPPRGALLYGPPGCGKTLLALALANESNANSIKVKGPEILSKWVGESEKAIRDIYKKARASSPCIVIFDELDAIARPRTGTEGSEVNDRVLSQLLTEMDNLVNGVITIGITNRPDLIDPSLLRPGRLDIIVYVQPPSKDERLEILQILSRKMPIQRDKINLEEIARITNGYTGADLNALCREAAINAMRNGRRSISSEDFEYALKQVKPSVTPQIEGWYNSISKNVTYAIPKPIDKVFYG, from the coding sequence ATGAAACACGTACTTGAACCAATACAGTTAAGGGTAGCAGAGGCAAAGGCTAGGGATGTTGGTAAGAGGAGGGCAAGGGTAAGCAGTAGCGTGCTTGAGATGCTACAGGCATCTGCTGGAGATGTTGTAGAACTCATAGGGAAGAGGAGTACTGTAGCTATAGTATGGAATGATGAGGATATAGATGATCATACGATAAGGATAGATGGACAGACAAGGAAGAACGCTGGGGTAAGCATAAATGATGTTGTTATAGTTAGGAGGGTTGATGCAAAGACAGCAAGGAGCGTAACCCTAATGCCTCTAAGTTTGAAGATGAGTGTAGATAAGGAGTTCTCTGAGTTCGTTAAGAATAGGCTTAGATGCATACCAGTAGTTGAGGGGGATGAGATATCGGTTGTTATACTTGGGAGTTCCATGGACTTTAAGGTTCAGAAGGTTACACCAAAAGGTATAGTAAGGATAGAGCAGTCAACAAGGCTAAGCATACTCTCAAGTACTGCTGTTGAGAAGAAGCCTAGGGTAACTTATGAGGATATTGGAGGTTTGAAGGTGCAGATAGAGAGGTTGAGGGAGATAGTTGAACTTCCATTGAAGCATCCAGAGGTATTCCAACGCTTGGGCATAGAACCCCCAAAGGGTATACTGCTCTATGGCCCTCCAGGGTGTGGGAAGACACTTATAGCAAAGGCATTGGCAAGTGAGGCTGAGGCCAACTTCTACTCAATAAACGGGCCAGAGATAATGAACAAGTACTACGGTGAGACTGAGGCAAGGCTTAGAGAGATATTCAAGGAGGCAAGGGAGAATGCCCCTAGCATAATATTCATAGATGAGATCGATGCTATAGCACCGAAGAGGGAAGAGGTCTTTGGGGATGTTGAGAAGAGAGTAGTTGCACAACTCCTAGCGTTGATGGATGGGCTAGCAGATAGGGGTAATGTTATAGTCATAGGAGCAACGAACAGGCCAGAGAGCGTTGATCCAGCGCTTAGGAGGCCAGGGAGGTTCGATAGGGAGATAGAGATAACTGTGCCTAATGCTGAAGGTAGGCTTGAGATACTCCAGATACATACTAGAGGGATGCCTCTAGCAGAGAGTGTTAACCTGAAGAAGCTTGCTGCAGAGTTACATGGCTACACTGGTGCAGATATAAAGGCACTATGCAGGGAGGCAGCAATGAAGGCATTGAGGAGATACCTCCCAGAGATAGACCTTGAGGGTGAGAGCATACCCCCAGATCTGCTAGAGAAGATGGTTGTTACAAACAAAGACTTCCATGATGCAATGAAGGAGATAGTGCCTACAGCACTAAGGGAGTTCTACGTTGAGGGGCAAAGGATAACATGGGATGATGTTGGTGGCTTGAAGAGTGCAAAGAAGATTCTCTACGATAACATAGTCAAGGCATTGAATGAGCCTGAGAGGTTCGAGGATATGGGTATAACCCCGCCAAGGGGTGCATTGCTCTATGGCCCTCCAGGGTGTGGGAAGACGCTCCTAGCATTGGCGTTGGCAAATGAGAGCAATGCAAACTCCATAAAGGTCAAGGGTCCTGAGATACTCAGCAAGTGGGTTGGCGAGAGTGAGAAGGCTATAAGGGATATATACAAGAAGGCTAGAGCATCATCACCATGCATAGTTATCTTTGATGAACTTGATGCTATAGCAAGACCTAGAACAGGGACTGAAGGTTCTGAGGTTAATGATAGAGTGCTAAGCCAGTTACTTACAGAGATGGATAACCTTGTGAATGGTGTTATAACCATAGGCATAACTAATAGGCCAGATCTAATCGATCCTTCACTTCTAAGACCTGGGAGGCTTGATATCATAGTCTATGTGCAGCCTCCAAGCAAGGATGAGAGGCTTGAGATACTCCAGATACTTAGCAGGAAGATGCCTATACAGCGTGACAAGATAAACTTGGAGGAGATAGCAAGGATAACCAACGGCTACACTGGTGCAGATCTTAACGCTCTATGTAGGGAGGCAGCAATAAATGCGATGAGGAATGGAAGGAGGAGTATAAGCAGCGAGGACTTTGAGTATGCATTGAAGCAGGTGAAGCCCTCAGTAACACCCCAGATAGAGGGTTGGTACAACAGCATAAGCAAGAATGTGACATACGCAATTCCAAAACCAATAGATAAGGTATTCTATGGATAA
- the pth2 gene encoding peptidyl-tRNA hydrolase Pth2: MIKQVIVVRRDIHMGIGKLAAQVAHAAVLGAEKVKATRREWFDSWMMHGQAKIVLKVKDKDELMQVKSKAEMLALPVVQVDDAGLTQLEPGTTTCIAIGPAPADMIDKVTGELKLL; encoded by the coding sequence ATGATCAAGCAGGTTATAGTAGTTAGGAGGGATATACACATGGGTATAGGCAAACTTGCTGCACAGGTTGCTCACGCTGCTGTACTTGGTGCAGAGAAGGTCAAGGCAACTAGAAGGGAATGGTTCGATTCATGGATGATGCATGGTCAAGCAAAGATAGTGCTCAAGGTCAAGGATAAGGATGAACTTATGCAGGTTAAGAGCAAGGCTGAGATGCTTGCTCTGCCAGTTGTTCAGGTTGATGATGCTGGACTAACACAACTAGAGCCTGGAACAACAACATGCATAGCAATAGGCCCTGCTCCTGCTGATATGATAGATAAGGTTACTGGCGAACTCAAGTTGCTATAA
- the cyoE gene encoding heme o synthase — translation MGLKGYLLISKLRIVAVLNLVAITSLIAAGKGAVGAWDVAFLLLTGSMASMGSSALNHYYDKDIDVLMNRTSKRPIPSGVMKARNALIYGLGMSIASVIIALLTLNAMTAFFIALGIFFYVLIYTVWLKRRHTSNIVIGGFAGSCASYAGWAAATGGIDPLGFLVGLIVFLWTPTHFWCLSIVGREEYANARVPMLPVLVGDKRAAMYILVNTIVLVPYSIVIAFLGLGVVYLIASILAGIMLLHYNIRLVRNTSKDVAWHTYKLSSPYLAIIFIALMLDSIYNYPLPLITLS, via the coding sequence TTGGGTCTAAAGGGATACCTTCTAATATCGAAGTTGAGGATAGTTGCTGTACTGAATCTTGTAGCGATAACATCCCTTATAGCAGCAGGTAAAGGGGCTGTTGGCGCATGGGATGTAGCATTCCTACTCCTTACTGGGAGTATGGCATCGATGGGTTCAAGTGCACTGAACCATTACTATGACAAGGATATAGATGTGCTCATGAATAGAACAAGTAAGAGACCAATACCCTCAGGCGTGATGAAGGCTAGGAATGCTCTTATCTATGGTTTAGGTATGAGCATAGCATCAGTTATCATAGCATTGTTAACACTTAATGCAATGACAGCATTCTTCATAGCTCTAGGCATATTCTTCTACGTGCTCATATACACGGTATGGCTTAAGAGGAGGCATACATCAAACATAGTGATAGGGGGCTTTGCTGGTAGTTGTGCATCATATGCTGGCTGGGCAGCAGCAACAGGTGGTATTGACCCACTAGGCTTCCTAGTTGGGCTCATAGTATTCCTATGGACTCCAACTCACTTCTGGTGCCTATCGATAGTTGGTAGAGAGGAGTACGCAAATGCTAGGGTACCAATGCTCCCTGTACTTGTTGGAGATAAGAGGGCTGCAATGTACATACTTGTGAATACCATAGTGCTTGTACCATACTCCATAGTAATAGCATTCCTAGGTCTAGGAGTTGTGTACCTTATAGCATCCATACTTGCTGGCATTATGCTTCTACACTACAACATCAGACTGGTTAGGAATACAAGCAAGGATGTTGCATGGCATACTTACAAACTCTCCAGCCCATACCTTGCAATAATCTTCATAGCATTGATGCTTGATTCAATATATAACTACCCATTACCTCTCATAACCTTATCGTAA
- a CDS encoding DUF6775 family putative metallopeptidase, translating to MNRFKHLYIYMLTSKVDSNSILAYLTSMINCNIESRGADALYRGLDEHSIAEMYASCRVKDIFKDINSNYTTHVSEDVEYELSILNGAPSQPNVVYDGFRLQYLYSSMIDADESSLDNVHVVITDRLLATYSEEDMRYHLNTVVLGYPSIVSIDGIVEAPAKPRAFYTLYYYHISRGIEISMDEVKSIFKDVMLEHDDPRLTDVAKGYIMQALFYSMLNDAPFCDDKRCILYNAHWQDEVIEAQIRYGRLCTKHREVLDEFNKHHDRNYDATH from the coding sequence ATGAATAGGTTCAAGCATCTATATATTTACATGTTAACGAGTAAAGTTGATTCCAATTCAATACTTGCTTACCTCACTAGCATGATAAATTGCAATATAGAGAGTAGAGGTGCAGATGCATTGTATAGAGGGTTAGATGAGCATAGTATTGCAGAGATGTATGCCTCATGCAGGGTTAAAGATATCTTCAAGGATATTAATTCTAATTACACCACACATGTAAGCGAAGATGTGGAGTATGAACTATCTATACTTAATGGTGCCCCATCACAACCAAATGTGGTGTATGATGGATTTAGATTACAGTACCTATACTCTAGTATGATCGATGCTGATGAGAGTTCGCTTGATAATGTGCATGTAGTAATAACAGATAGATTGTTAGCAACTTACAGTGAAGAGGATATGAGGTACCATCTCAACACTGTAGTGTTAGGATATCCTAGCATAGTTAGCATAGATGGGATCGTTGAGGCACCAGCAAAACCCAGAGCATTCTATACACTATACTACTATCATATCTCACGAGGTATAGAGATAAGCATGGATGAGGTTAAGAGCATATTCAAGGATGTTATGCTTGAGCACGATGATCCAAGGCTTACAGATGTTGCAAAGGGTTACATAATGCAAGCACTATTCTACAGCATGCTCAACGATGCCCCATTCTGTGATGATAAGAGATGCATACTTTACAATGCTCACTGGCAGGATGAGGTTATAGAAGCTCAGATAAGATATGGAAGGTTATGTACAAAGCATAGAGAAGTGTTGGATGAATTCAATAAGCATCACGATCGTAACTATGATGCTACTCATTAA
- a CDS encoding zinc finger domain-containing protein — MSQRAIALPTCVSCNRVIMPNDRCVKFNCPRCNKFLIWRCESCREFARMYRCKECGFEGP, encoded by the coding sequence ATGTCACAAAGAGCGATAGCATTACCAACATGCGTATCATGTAACAGGGTAATAATGCCCAACGATAGATGTGTAAAGTTCAACTGCCCAAGGTGCAACAAGTTCTTGATATGGAGGTGTGAGTCATGCAGAGAGTTTGCAAGGATGTACAGGTGCAAGGAGTGTGGGTTCGAGGGGCCATAA
- a CDS encoding PAC2 family protein, with protein sequence MHFEKLIEPDLKGKSPIMIAAMQDMGNVGSIVIDFINKALKTSPFRVVYAHYPPYVVDKGGYIEFEQIRWEYRYAERIIVFGGSLGQPESSSDLYLLCQDVIDVAKMYSVQFIYTVGAFLTDKEVGKNPRVLVTTTNPMLTDSIVKVGLYPTHGSSLITGFNGLILGFAKMNNIHGIGLYGEIDDPRIPQYRTAKSIIQALERLTYLKFDNLDELDRFAEGVEESIARRKESKGKDEKRGRSEGRERERGRGGGEEEEGEGGAIDSDGDNDDEVDEYLY encoded by the coding sequence ATGCACTTTGAGAAACTGATAGAGCCAGACCTCAAAGGTAAGAGTCCAATAATGATAGCAGCAATGCAAGATATGGGCAATGTAGGTAGCATAGTTATAGATTTCATAAACAAAGCACTCAAAACAAGTCCATTCAGGGTTGTTTATGCACACTATCCTCCATACGTTGTTGATAAGGGAGGATACATAGAGTTTGAGCAGATTAGATGGGAGTATAGATATGCTGAGAGGATTATAGTATTTGGGGGTTCCCTTGGTCAGCCAGAGTCTAGCAGTGACCTCTACCTTCTATGCCAAGATGTTATAGATGTTGCAAAGATGTACTCAGTACAGTTCATATATACTGTTGGTGCATTCCTTACAGATAAAGAAGTAGGCAAGAACCCTAGAGTACTTGTAACAACAACCAACCCTATGCTTACAGATAGCATAGTAAAGGTTGGGCTTTATCCTACACATGGCTCATCACTAATAACTGGATTCAACGGCCTCATACTGGGCTTTGCAAAGATGAACAACATACATGGTATAGGACTCTATGGTGAGATAGATGATCCTAGGATACCCCAGTATAGAACAGCAAAGAGCATAATACAGGCACTGGAGAGGCTAACATACCTCAAGTTCGATAATTTGGATGAGTTGGATAGGTTTGCTGAAGGTGTTGAGGAGAGTATTGCTAGGAGGAAGGAGAGTAAAGGCAAGGATGAAAAGAGAGGGAGAAGTGAAGGGAGGGAGAGGGAAAGGGGAAGAGGTGGAGGAGAGGAGGAAGAGGGAGAAGGAGGAGCAATTGATAGCGATGGTGATAATGATGATGAAGTGGATGAGTACCTATATTGA
- a CDS encoding cation:proton antiporter codes for MANIISSVEFMLLLTILLGSAILGSLLARKARLPSVIGFILVGMAIGPYGFKVVTDVQIVSILADIGVILLVFVVGLELNINRFRRVGGVALIGAVVEIGVVFFLGFIVAVALGFNSIEAIYLGGIISITSTAIVLKLLKDAGILHTREGEFIIVVSIVEDIFSIILLVILPGIVKSGTTDLFSIGLIIAQSVTFFIITLVIGLKVVPRLIEYVSRLDLDEAPLLLAIVMGFGLALLANYLGLSMAIGAFLMGMMIASSPRASVITEKVVPLRDLFGTVFFISIGMLISLNAILDNLIISLPIVVIAILSKFIGNFIAISIVGYGRDSASTVGIMMMPRGELSFVMAKQGIDLNATRESMMPITMLVSLASIFVIPLFSRALPTIVDPRSIIPIRLLNMLEAPARVTRGILQNVQQKDSALKVGRIFSRLLINMAIIVAMITIVLLSDGLISLLYNTFSSLKILPYNIFKIVFMIGAVAYPLLNILGRAGEITDAIFEEVQRRIVRYPVITRKMDHLHRVIRNIVLSIVVLIVTSFVIPSLAFGNMDIVLPASIAAVVIFVYLLLDTFIVVNRRIEKSLIDILVKDDGNDT; via the coding sequence ATGGCTAACATCATATCATCAGTGGAGTTCATGCTCTTGCTTACCATCCTATTAGGCTCTGCCATACTTGGTAGCCTATTGGCAAGGAAGGCTAGGCTACCATCTGTCATAGGTTTCATACTTGTTGGTATGGCTATAGGACCATATGGCTTCAAGGTTGTTACTGATGTGCAGATAGTGAGCATACTTGCAGATATTGGTGTTATACTGTTAGTATTTGTTGTTGGATTAGAGTTGAATATAAACAGGTTTAGGAGGGTGGGCGGTGTAGCACTTATAGGTGCTGTTGTTGAGATAGGTGTAGTATTCTTCCTTGGATTCATTGTTGCTGTTGCTCTAGGCTTCAACAGCATAGAAGCAATATACCTTGGAGGGATAATAAGCATAACAAGTACAGCAATAGTGCTCAAGTTGCTCAAGGATGCTGGTATTCTTCACACTAGAGAGGGGGAGTTCATAATAGTAGTTAGTATAGTTGAGGATATCTTCTCCATAATACTACTAGTTATACTCCCAGGCATAGTGAAGAGTGGCACTACAGATCTATTCAGCATAGGGCTAATAATAGCCCAGAGTGTAACGTTCTTCATAATAACACTGGTGATAGGGCTGAAGGTGGTGCCTAGACTGATAGAGTATGTATCAAGGCTTGATCTTGATGAGGCACCATTACTCCTTGCAATAGTGATGGGATTTGGTCTAGCGTTACTTGCAAACTATCTAGGATTGAGCATGGCCATAGGTGCATTCCTCATGGGCATGATGATTGCCTCATCTCCTAGAGCAAGTGTGATAACTGAGAAGGTTGTACCCTTGAGGGATCTATTTGGGACTGTATTCTTCATATCTATAGGGATGTTGATAAGCCTCAATGCAATACTTGATAATCTGATCATCTCTCTACCTATAGTAGTTATAGCAATACTAAGCAAGTTCATAGGTAACTTCATCGCTATAAGCATAGTTGGTTACGGTAGGGATAGTGCATCTACAGTTGGGATAATGATGATGCCTAGAGGTGAGTTATCATTCGTTATGGCAAAGCAGGGTATAGATCTCAATGCTACTAGGGAGTCTATGATGCCTATAACCATGCTAGTCTCACTAGCAAGCATATTTGTTATACCATTGTTTTCAAGAGCACTACCAACTATAGTTGATCCAAGGAGCATAATACCCATAAGATTGCTCAACATGTTGGAGGCTCCTGCAAGGGTTACTAGAGGTATACTTCAGAATGTACAGCAGAAGGATAGTGCATTGAAAGTAGGGAGGATATTCTCAAGACTGCTCATAAACATGGCAATAATAGTAGCGATGATAACAATAGTATTATTAAGTGATGGTCTGATATCATTGCTATACAATACATTCTCTTCACTCAAGATACTACCTTACAATATATTCAAGATAGTATTTATGATTGGGGCAGTAGCCTATCCATTACTAAACATACTTGGTAGGGCAGGAGAGATAACAGATGCTATATTTGAAGAGGTGCAGAGGAGGATAGTAAGGTATCCAGTTATAACACGCAAGATGGACCATCTGCATAGAGTTATAAGGAATATAGTGCTTAGCATAGTAGTGCTCATAGTCACATCATTCGTAATACCTTCCCTTGCATTTGGTAATATGGATATAGTGCTTCCAGCATCAATAGCAGCAGTTGTGATATTTGTATATCTCCTGCTTGATACTTTCATAGTGGTGAATAGAAGGATAGAGAAGAGTCTTATAGATATATTGGTTAAGGATGATGGTAACGATACATAG
- a CDS encoding elongation factor 1-beta, whose product MGRLITRVKIMPADIDVNLDALVEKVKGKMPDGVQVKRYSKEPIAFGINALLLDMVMDEDTADTDSLEEGLRSIDGVGEVEIVSMSRESARL is encoded by the coding sequence ATGGGTAGACTCATCACAAGGGTCAAGATAATGCCTGCTGATATTGATGTTAACCTTGATGCGCTAGTAGAGAAGGTTAAGGGTAAGATGCCAGACGGTGTGCAGGTTAAGAGATATAGCAAAGAGCCAATAGCATTTGGGATAAATGCACTCCTGCTTGATATGGTGATGGATGAGGATACTGCAGATACAGACTCGCTTGAGGAGGGTTTAAGGAGCATAGATGGTGTTGGTGAGGTTGAGATCGTGAGTATGAGTAGAGAGTCTGCTAGGCTATGA
- a CDS encoding NAD(P)/FAD-dependent oxidoreductase, translated as MDMYDVIVIGGSISGLLAAREIAGRGFSVLVLEEDAEIGTPEHCGGLVSVDALNSLGIDEYRLLSRIKYATISVLDTTISIDAESKNVIAIDRRALDKHVAKQARRNGADIMLMCRARSFVVRDAYVKVDTNRGMMECKVLVDARGCSIPAGTGKGFLPSAQYEVDSACWIDDGRVEVYIDQDKYPGFFAWIIPGGKERGRVGASGRGISVVERLEEFITMKERGYGKSSDSSSSYDGGAYNHSHSHNHTDGYTHKYKDKGNDDRYGERYDDGGCVVLRKVFAPIWIDGPKRPFVKDGRVVVVGDAAGQAKPTTAGGIYTSGMGGLLAGTTIADALADNNLAILGRYEDAWLDLFGREFERMLMLRRLFERLDNKAIERILNSVYPHIDEVSASGDFDFHSSVLARMILSMDGLRVLKAVLGSEFRRFLASIAKV; from the coding sequence ATGGATATGTATGATGTTATAGTGATAGGGGGGAGCATATCAGGGCTCCTTGCTGCAAGGGAGATAGCAGGGAGGGGGTTCTCAGTTCTAGTGTTGGAAGAGGATGCTGAGATTGGTACGCCAGAGCACTGTGGAGGTTTGGTTAGCGTTGATGCACTCAATTCATTGGGTATAGATGAGTATAGATTGCTTAGTAGGATAAAGTATGCAACTATAAGTGTGCTTGATACAACCATAAGTATAGATGCTGAGAGCAAGAATGTTATCGCAATAGATAGAAGAGCACTTGATAAACATGTTGCAAAGCAGGCTAGAAGGAATGGTGCTGATATAATGCTGATGTGTAGGGCAAGATCATTTGTAGTAAGGGATGCGTATGTTAAGGTAGATACAAACAGGGGCATGATGGAGTGCAAGGTGTTGGTAGATGCTAGAGGATGCTCCATACCTGCAGGTACTGGAAAGGGATTCTTGCCATCTGCACAGTACGAGGTTGACTCTGCATGCTGGATAGATGATGGTAGGGTTGAGGTATACATAGATCAGGATAAGTATCCTGGGTTCTTTGCATGGATTATACCTGGAGGTAAGGAGAGGGGTAGGGTTGGTGCATCAGGGAGGGGTATAAGCGTGGTTGAAAGGCTTGAAGAGTTCATAACCATGAAGGAGAGAGGCTATGGTAAGAGCAGTGATAGCAGTAGTAGTTATGATGGTGGTGCTTATAACCATAGCCATAGTCATAACCATACTGATGGTTATACTCATAAATACAAAGATAAGGGTAATGATGATAGATATGGGGAGAGATATGATGATGGTGGATGTGTTGTGCTAAGGAAGGTATTTGCACCCATATGGATTGATGGACCAAAGAGACCATTCGTTAAGGATGGGAGGGTTGTTGTGGTGGGTGATGCTGCTGGTCAAGCAAAGCCAACTACTGCTGGAGGGATCTACACATCTGGCATGGGGGGTTTGCTTGCTGGCACTACTATAGCAGATGCATTAGCAGACAATAACCTTGCTATACTTGGCAGGTATGAGGATGCATGGCTCGATCTATTTGGTAGAGAGTTTGAGAGGATGCTGATGCTAAGAAGGTTATTTGAGAGGTTGGATAACAAGGCTATAGAGAGGATCCTAAACTCAGTTTACCCTCATATAGATGAGGTATCAGCATCTGGGGACTTTGACTTCCATTCATCAGTATTGGCAAGGATGATCTTGAGTATGGATGGCTTGAGAGTGTTGAAGGCTGTACTTGGGAGTGAGTTTAGAAGGTTCCTAGCAAGTATAGCAAAGGTATAA